ATGCATGGCTTGGAACAAGCTGGGACGGGACCGCGGCTGAGGTTGCAGCAGTAGAAAATCACTTTCAGACTATTGTGGATTGGGGAGAAGACCGTGGCGTCCCTATAAACATTGGAGAGTTTGGGGCTTTTAGTGCTGCAGACTCCCCATCCAGAGGCCGCTGGACAGAAGCTATCGTCAGTTTTGCTTTGGAGAACGACATGAGCTATCATTATTGGGAGTTTGCCTCCGGGTTTGGAATTTATAATCCAAATGACGGAAGCTGGGATGTTGAGCTATTAAGAGCGCTAACGGAAACAGAATAAGCTCCTTTGCCGGAACGGAGATGTAGTTTTTCGGTTTATGGAGTACCGAACACACTACTATGGAATCTCCAAGCGGACAGCCTTCGATAGAACTCTTTGGGATAACCATCATGGAACCGATGGTTACCTTTACCGATCTGTGGATTACCGCAGTGTGTGTGTATGCTTTTGTCCGGTTAAGAAAATTAAATAAGCCCGGTAAAGTCCATCAATATATGAGATGGTATTTCCTCATTATGGGCTTGGCTACTTTTCTTGGGGGTATTTTAGGACACGCCTTTCAGTATGCCGTTGGGTTGGAATGGAAGCTGCCGGGCTGGTTAATAAGCATGATTGCTGTAATGGCGGTTGAACGGGCTTCTATTATGCACGCTCAGCCTATTATTAATGAGAGATTTGGTCGCTTTTTAGAGGTTACCAATGTACTTGAGCTCCTGACTTTCGCTGTCATCACCTTCATCACGCTGGATTTCTTCTATATCAAAGTGCATTCTGCCTATGGTTTGGGGCTTGTTGTACTCCCACTTCATTTCCTTGTCTTTAAAAAAACGGAAAACCCTGCCAGTAGGATTTTTGTGTTGACGGTTCTCTTTGCTACCCTGGCCGCCTTTTTCTATACAAGCAAAATTGGTATTCACACATGGTTCAATCATCTGGATGTTGCCCACACGGTAATGGCTATCAGTATGTATTGTTTTTATCGCGGAACTCTTATTCTTGAGGTGATGAAACCAGAAGATATTCTGGATAAACAACCTACATTCACACAAACAGTAAAAGCTTTATTTAATAAAGATGGGATGGTTCAAAAATAAGAAGAAGGGAGTCCCTCCTCATACCTGGTATCCCGAAATACTCCACTGGCAGGAGGGGGACAAGATAAATTGTTGGAATATTGCCCAGGCCATTGCCGTAGGCTGGAAATTTGACTGGGGTACGTTTAGAAAGTACTCAAATGCTGATAATGCACATGGTCAATACATCTTTACTTATAAAAGTGTTGATGAGCACGGAAAGATTTACCTCACGGATGATGATGAGCATATTGTCGAATTTCATTTTTTCAGATTCATCAAATATGCCCGTAACGAAAGCCTAAAGAGCAGGAATATGCTTTCAAAGGTAAACAACTCTCAGGAATACATGGAGCTAATGAAGAATTTCCAACAGGCATTTAATGAATTGCAGGAAGGGGATAATCACCCAAAAAGACTTGGGCCTGAGTCAGATACGGAGAGTAAAAGTTCATAAAAATAGGATCGACTCCTTCCCGTTTTTATGAAAACTGAGTTTATTGGCAGAGAACTAACTAATTGTGCCATGAAAAAGCCCCTTACTCTTCTTTCTGTAACAGCTATTGCTCTCGTAGCTTTTTTCCTCCTGCCCGACAGATCCCTTCTTGATGAAGGTGGTGTTTCGTACGAATCCGACTATCCGTATAAAGGTACTTTTGCATTTACCAATGTAAATGTTATTCCAATGACTGAGGAGGGTCTGGTTTTAGAAAATCATACAGTGATTGTAAAAGATGGAGTTATCACTACCGTTACCGATTCAGACAGGATCAAGTTTACTCCTGACACCGAAATTATTGATGGTACCGGAAAGTACCTGATGCCAGGCCTGGCAGAAATGCACGGCCATGTCCCTCCAACTCACCCGTCTCCTAATGCGCCCTCTTACTTTAACAACGAATATGTAGAGCATACCCTTTTTCTATATGTATCCGCTGGAATAACTACTGTTCGGGGTATGCTGGGTTATGACCATCAACTAGAATTAAAAGACCGGGTGAATAAAGGAGAGCTTATTGGGCCAAATTTATATTTAGCTGGCCCCAGTTTTAATGGAAATACAGTTAGCTCCCCGGAACAAGCCGAAGAAAAAGTAATCCAGCAGGTTGAGGAAGGCTGGGATTTATTGAAAATACATCCTGGGCTTACCCTTGATGAATATAATGCAATGGCTGAGAAAGCGAATGAACTTGGTATCGCCTTTGGGGGTCATGTACCTGCTGATGTCGGTATTGTAAGAGCAATCGATGCCGGGCAGTTAACCATGGACCACACGGATGGATACGTAGCCTATTTAAGTGCTTTTGAAGGCGCAGAGCGTGAAACTAAAATGGCTGAAATCATTCAAAAAACACTGGATAACGACGTTTGGATAGTGCCAACGCAAGCCCTCTGGGAAACCATTATCGGAGCGGGAGACTATGAAGCCATGCAACAATATGACGAGCTCAAATATATTCCTCAGGCCGTTCGAAACGGGTACAATAACTGGGTAAACAATAACATCAAGAATAATCCCAACCTAAATGTGGAAGATGCGCTCGAGCACGCCGAGCTGCGACGGGTACTTTTAGAAAAAATGAATGAGGCCGGGGTCTTTATTCTAATGGGTACCGATGCGCCTCAACTTTTCAGTGTTCCGGGGTTCTCAATCCATAGAGAACTTCCAAAAATGGTTGAAGCAGGAATGAGTCCTTATGAAATCATTCATTCTGGCACTAAAAATGTGGGTGACTATTTTGATGACCGGGCAAATTTTGGAACTATTGAAGATGGTAAAAGAGCTGATCTCATCCTTGTTAATTCAAATCCTCTTGAGGATATAGCAAATATCCAAAACCATTCAGGAGTAATGGTGATGGGAAACTGGCTTTCCCGTGAAATGATTGATGAAAAATTGAAGGAAATTGAGGCATCTTATAATTGATTTAGATCATTTATTAGAATGACTATTCAGACGATTCTATTCTATGTAGGCTTTGTATTAGTAGGGGCTTTTTTTCTTCATATCGTCTGGTTCACAGAAAGAATGAAAAAAGTAGCTCCTGGTATATATAAAGACCTTGGCGAACCCGAGTTTGGGTTCTTTTCTATCAAGAGATATCGAGCAGGAAAAAAGCTCATGAACTACTTAAGAAGGGGTGAGCACCTTCATTTAGAGGATAAAAAGCTATTAAAATTGGGTACCCGTATTCGTGTATTGCGACTCCTGGTCTTTTTAGAATTTGCCACTCTTTTCCTTCTGAATATTCTTCTCTCTGAATAACCTTTTTCTATATATACCTGGTATAAAATCCTTCTTTGATAGCACAAACTTTTTGATAAATTGAAGAGCCTTTAACCAAACCTTCTTTTATGACTAAAACCCGGCTTTGTGGCTTGTTGATCATCGTTTTTTCGCTGGTCGCCCAAACCAGCCTCGCTCAATCTTCAGTCACTGTTTTTAAAGGGGCTCATCTTATTCCTATCTCCGGTGAGCCCATCGACAACGGAGTACTAATTATTGAAAATGACAAGATCCTTGCCGTTGGTGACGCCTCTCTTGAAATCCCTTCCGGAGCTACAGTAATAGATGTTTCCGGGAAAGTAATTATGCCCGGGTTAGTGGACACTCATTCACATATTGGTGAAGGAGACGGGGGAGATCGGTCTTCCAGTCTTCATCCGGACGTGCGCATTATGGATGCCATAGACCCGCGAAGCGATACCTTCAAAAAAGCTCTAGCAGGAGGGATCACTGCTGCGAATGTTATGCCTGGTTCTGGTCATTTAATGAGTGGACAAACCGTGTATCTTAAACTTCGAAAGGCGAATACCATCGAGGAGATGCTTCTCTATATCGATGAAGAAGAAACCATCTATGGTGGCTTAAAGATGGCGAATGGAACCAACCCTATTGGAAACGCGGCTCCTCCTCGACCGGGAA
This DNA window, taken from Balneola sp., encodes the following:
- a CDS encoding amidohydrolase, whose amino-acid sequence is MKKPLTLLSVTAIALVAFFLLPDRSLLDEGGVSYESDYPYKGTFAFTNVNVIPMTEEGLVLENHTVIVKDGVITTVTDSDRIKFTPDTEIIDGTGKYLMPGLAEMHGHVPPTHPSPNAPSYFNNEYVEHTLFLYVSAGITTVRGMLGYDHQLELKDRVNKGELIGPNLYLAGPSFNGNTVSSPEQAEEKVIQQVEEGWDLLKIHPGLTLDEYNAMAEKANELGIAFGGHVPADVGIVRAIDAGQLTMDHTDGYVAYLSAFEGAERETKMAEIIQKTLDNDVWIVPTQALWETIIGAGDYEAMQQYDELKYIPQAVRNGYNNWVNNNIKNNPNLNVEDALEHAELRRVLLEKMNEAGVFILMGTDAPQLFSVPGFSIHRELPKMVEAGMSPYEIIHSGTKNVGDYFDDRANFGTIEDGKRADLILVNSNPLEDIANIQNHSGVMVMGNWLSREMIDEKLKEIEASYN